In the genome of Candidatus Nanopelagicales bacterium, one region contains:
- a CDS encoding potassium channel family protein, with translation MSGSAPVTTATPVSIAASSAAVFVVLRRMRAPLIVLIVIFTVSIVGLTLIPGESPDGPWRMGFFDAFYFMSYTATTIGFGEIPEAFNDAQRLWVTGMIYLTVVGWAYAIGTMLSLLQDRSFRHALSVRRFRRRVARLREPFWLMAGHGQTGEAIGMRLDEAGRRFVVVDLDEDRVHVLDLGSYRADVPGIVADARNPEVLGVAGLAHPFCEGVLAITDDDEANLAVTMAAGVLRPDIPVIARCSSPAVAHRMHTFATPTVINPFDRFGDHLRIALRAPTEEQLATWLTAEPGTPLPDRHEALGHGRWVVCGYGRFGREVVKDLREDDLDVVVVEPAPVSDDPGIVVGDGTEPHVLEAAGVADAAGFVAGTDNDTTNLSLIAAARRVNPGVAIVARQNQRTNTDLFAAMNVDLLMVPQAVVTQEALAHIAAPFLWQFLQEVQHRDEAWSAAWLERLVDCCGNGSPELWTVSLTMAGAPAVVRRMRDREVRLGDLLRDPQDRDSALAALPLMLARGSAYDPEPAADAALTVDDVVLMAGRGTARRSMETTLVVDTAADYVLTGDVVPSSWVWRKLARTPGPGR, from the coding sequence ATGAGCGGGTCGGCGCCGGTCACCACGGCCACCCCGGTCAGCATCGCCGCGTCCTCGGCCGCGGTGTTCGTGGTGCTGCGGCGGATGCGCGCCCCCCTGATCGTGCTCATCGTCATCTTCACCGTGAGCATCGTCGGGCTCACCCTGATCCCGGGGGAGTCGCCCGACGGCCCGTGGCGGATGGGCTTCTTCGACGCGTTCTACTTCATGAGCTACACCGCCACCACGATCGGTTTCGGAGAGATCCCCGAGGCGTTCAACGACGCCCAGCGGCTATGGGTCACCGGGATGATCTACCTGACCGTCGTCGGCTGGGCGTACGCGATCGGCACCATGCTCAGCCTGCTGCAGGACCGGTCGTTCCGGCACGCGCTGTCCGTGCGGCGCTTCCGCCGGCGGGTCGCCCGGCTGCGCGAGCCGTTCTGGCTGATGGCCGGGCACGGCCAGACCGGTGAGGCGATCGGCATGCGGCTGGACGAGGCCGGGCGGCGGTTCGTGGTCGTCGACCTCGACGAGGACCGGGTGCACGTGCTCGACCTCGGCTCCTACCGGGCCGACGTGCCGGGGATCGTCGCCGACGCGCGCAACCCCGAGGTGCTCGGGGTCGCCGGACTGGCGCACCCGTTCTGTGAGGGCGTGCTGGCGATCACCGACGACGACGAGGCCAACCTGGCGGTCACCATGGCCGCCGGTGTGCTGCGCCCCGACATCCCGGTGATCGCGCGGTGCTCCTCACCGGCCGTGGCGCACCGGATGCACACCTTCGCCACGCCCACGGTCATCAACCCGTTCGACCGGTTCGGCGATCACCTGCGCATCGCCCTGCGGGCGCCCACCGAGGAGCAGCTCGCGACCTGGCTGACCGCGGAGCCGGGGACCCCGCTCCCGGACCGGCACGAGGCACTCGGCCACGGACGGTGGGTCGTGTGCGGCTACGGCCGCTTCGGTCGCGAGGTGGTCAAGGACCTTCGCGAGGACGACCTCGACGTGGTCGTGGTCGAGCCGGCCCCGGTGTCCGACGACCCGGGGATCGTCGTCGGCGACGGGACGGAGCCGCACGTCCTCGAGGCGGCGGGCGTCGCTGACGCCGCCGGTTTCGTTGCCGGCACCGACAACGACACCACCAACCTGTCGCTCATCGCCGCGGCCCGCCGGGTCAATCCGGGCGTCGCGATCGTGGCGCGGCAGAACCAGCGCACCAACACCGACCTGTTCGCCGCCATGAACGTCGACCTGCTGATGGTCCCGCAGGCCGTCGTCACCCAGGAGGCGCTCGCGCACATCGCGGCGCCGTTCCTGTGGCAGTTCCTGCAGGAGGTGCAGCACCGCGACGAGGCCTGGTCCGCGGCCTGGCTCGAGCGGCTGGTCGACTGCTGCGGCAACGGCTCCCCGGAGCTGTGGACCGTCTCGCTGACCATGGCCGGGGCCCCGGCGGTGGTGCGGCGGATGCGCGACCGCGAGGTGCGGCTCGGGGACCTGCTGCGCGACCCGCAGGACCGGGACTCCGCGCTCGCCGCGCTTCCGCTGATGCTCGCGCGCGGCAGCGCGTACGACCCCGAGCCCGCGGCCGACGCCGCCCTGACCGTGGACGACGTCGTCCTGATGGCCGGTCGCGGCACGGCCCGCCGGTCGATGGAGACGACGCTGGTCGTGGACACCGCGGCGGACTACGTGCTCACGGGGGACGTCGTCCCGTCCAGCTGGGTCTGGCGCAAGCTGGCCCGTACGCCCGGTCCGGGCCGCTGA